Proteins encoded in a region of the Podospora pseudopauciseta strain CBS 411.78 chromosome 6, whole genome shotgun sequence genome:
- a CDS encoding hypothetical protein (COG:S; EggNog:ENOG503P3D7; antiSMASH:Cluster_4), which produces MNFFSAFRASTRPEAQWFKVGLASSFPDLGVDEEDTHTLAHTRTCNTDTAPGCKVFHIPKDDPSSGNEVPIPENEAAGDMTDQVLVFKRKGTFHAIDHQCPHSSFPLSQGLSFDIEDFGIVLSAGITCPKHGWSFDLFSGRADRGNYKLKVWEVQLRDAADDASDKEVWVRRKQRIG; this is translated from the exons ATGAACTTTTTCTCTGCTTTCCGAGCTTCTACTAGGCCAGAAGCTCAATGGTTCAAGGTGGGCCTTGCCTCGTCATTTCCCGATCTTGGcgttgacgaggaagacacCCACACCTTGGCGCACACTCGAACATGCAACACCGACACAGCACCAGGATGCAAAGTCTTCCATATACCAAAAGATGATCCTTCCTCTGGAAATGAAGTTCCAATCCCGGAGAATGAAGCCGCTGGCGACATGACAGACCAGGTCTTGGTTTTCAAACGGAAGGGAACCTTCCATGCTATCGACCAT CAATGTCCACATTCATCCTTCCCGCTTTCTCAAGGCCTGTCCTTTGATATTGAAGACTTTGGCATTGTCTTGAGTGCGGGAATCACCTGCCCAAAGCATGGCTGGTCCTTCGACCTGTTCTCTGGAAGGGCAGACAGGGGGAACTACAAGCTCAAGGTCTGGGAGGTACAACTACGAGATGCCGCCGACGATGCCTCGGACAAAGAAGTATGGGTGAGAAGAAAGCAGAGGATCGGGTAA